The following proteins come from a genomic window of bacterium:
- a CDS encoding KOW domain-containing RNA-binding protein, with product MPVMVEVGAAKDLLGRVATSRSGRDTGSVYIVVRVESPTVVFVADGRARSVSRPKRKNVKHLELGAPAAGLAERLGAGQPPTDEEIRAAIGAGTGTE from the coding sequence ATGCCGGTGATGGTCGAGGTGGGCGCGGCGAAGGACTTGCTGGGCCGGGTGGCCACCTCGCGGTCGGGGCGCGACACGGGATCCGTGTACATCGTGGTTCGCGTGGAGAGCCCGACCGTCGTGTTCGTGGCAGACGGGCGGGCCCGCAGCGTCTCACGCCCCAAGCGGAAGAACGTGAAGCACCTCGAGTTGGGCGCGCCGGCCGCCGGCCTGGCGGAACGGCTCGGGGCCGGTCAACCACCCACCGATGAAGAGATCCGGGCGGCGATCGGCGCCGGGACCGGCACGGAATAA
- the rpmJ gene encoding 50S ribosomal protein L36, with amino-acid sequence MKVRASVKRMCEKCKIVKRGNRVLVICDNPKHKQKQG; translated from the coding sequence GTGAAGGTACGGGCGTCGGTCAAGCGGATGTGCGAGAAGTGCAAGATCGTCAAGCGGGGCAATCGCGTGCTCGTGATCTGCGACAACCCCAAGCACAAGCAGAAGCAAGGGTAG
- the infA gene encoding translation initiation factor IF-1: MAKKDVIEVEGTIVEVLPNAMFRVELSSGHKVLAHISGKMRIHFIRILPGDRVKVELSPYDPTRGRITYRFR; encoded by the coding sequence ATGGCCAAGAAGGACGTCATCGAGGTCGAGGGGACCATCGTCGAGGTGCTGCCCAACGCGATGTTTCGTGTGGAACTCTCGTCCGGCCACAAAGTGCTGGCGCACATTTCGGGCAAGATGCGGATTCATTTCATCCGGATCTTGCCGGGCGACCGGGTGAAAGTGGAACTGTCGCCCTATGATCCCACACGGGGGCGTATCACGTATCGCTTCCGGTAG
- the rpsD gene encoding 30S ribosomal protein S4: MGRYHEAVCRLCRREGMKLYLKGEKCYTDKCPVAKDTTPPGMHGPSRRKPSDFAVRLREKQRARRFYGVFEGRFKRYFQLAARSKGTVTGTQLLQLLETRLDNVVYRLGLGSSRKEARLMVAHGHVVVNGRRVTVPSYQVRPGSVVGVAPGSREQPRFKALQGAAPGRGLPGWLEYSAERLEGRMLTLPSREDIDVPVQEQLIVEYYSR, translated from the coding sequence ATGGGTCGGTATCACGAGGCGGTCTGCCGGTTGTGCCGTCGGGAGGGCATGAAGCTCTACCTCAAGGGAGAGAAGTGCTACACCGACAAGTGCCCGGTGGCCAAAGATACGACACCTCCCGGGATGCATGGTCCCAGCCGGCGGAAGCCGTCGGACTTCGCGGTGCGCCTGCGGGAGAAGCAGCGCGCGCGCCGGTTCTATGGGGTGTTCGAGGGGCGGTTCAAGCGCTATTTCCAGCTGGCGGCTCGGTCCAAGGGCACCGTGACGGGCACGCAGCTGCTTCAGCTCTTGGAGACGCGGCTCGACAATGTGGTGTACCGTCTCGGTCTCGGCAGCAGCCGCAAGGAGGCCCGTCTCATGGTGGCCCACGGGCATGTCGTCGTGAACGGCCGGCGCGTGACGGTGCCGAGTTACCAGGTCCGGCCGGGATCGGTGGTGGGGGTGGCGCCGGGGAGCCGGGAGCAACCCCGGTTCAAGGCGCTGCAGGGGGCGGCTCCGGGGCGCGGCCTGCCGGGATGGCTGGAGTACAGTGCGGAACGGTTGGAGGGACGGATGCTCACGCTGCCGTCCCGCGAAGATATCGATGTGCCGGTGCAGGAGCAGTTAATCGTTGAATACTACTCGAGGTAG
- the rpsK gene encoding 30S ribosomal protein S11 → MAKSTRGKRREKKNVPAGIAHIQSTFNNTVVTISDLQGNVLAWASAGTSGFKGSRKGTPFAAGLAAENAARKAMEQGVRQVEVFVKGPGAGREAAIRSLQAAGLEVNLIKDVTPIPHDGCRPPKRRRV, encoded by the coding sequence ATGGCGAAGAGCACACGCGGCAAGCGAAGGGAAAAGAAGAATGTGCCCGCGGGGATCGCGCACATTCAGTCGACGTTCAACAACACGGTCGTGACCATCAGCGACCTCCAGGGCAACGTGCTCGCCTGGGCGAGCGCGGGAACCTCGGGGTTCAAGGGCTCCCGCAAGGGGACCCCCTTCGCCGCGGGTCTCGCCGCGGAGAACGCCGCGCGTAAGGCGATGGAGCAAGGCGTGCGCCAGGTCGAAGTGTTCGTCAAGGGGCCCGGGGCGGGTCGCGAGGCGGCGATCCGATCGCTGCAGGCCGCCGGGCTCGAAGTGAATCTGATCAAGGATGTCACGCCCATCCCGCATGATGGATGCCGTCCGCCCAAGCGGCGGCGGGTGTAG
- the rpsM gene encoding 30S ribosomal protein S13, translating into MARIAGVDLPREKRVQVALTYIYGIGKSRSNEILQITGVNPDTRVRGLTDEEVTRLREVIDRNYKVEGDLRRDVAMDIRRLVEIGSYRGQRHRKGLPVRGQRTRTNARTRKGPRKTVGRSKAAKVPAAAPA; encoded by the coding sequence ATGGCGCGCATCGCCGGGGTCGATCTGCCGCGTGAAAAGCGAGTCCAGGTGGCGTTGACGTATATCTACGGGATCGGCAAGAGCCGGTCCAACGAGATCCTCCAGATCACCGGGGTGAACCCCGATACGCGCGTCCGCGGCCTCACCGACGAAGAGGTGACGCGGCTGCGCGAGGTCATCGATCGCAACTACAAGGTCGAGGGGGACCTGCGCCGCGACGTGGCGATGGACATCCGGCGCTTGGTCGAGATCGGATCGTACCGGGGCCAGCGCCACCGCAAGGGACTGCCGGTACGCGGCCAGCGGACCCGCACAAACGCGCGCACGCGGAAGGGTCCCCGCAAGACCGTCGGCCGGAGCAAAGCGGCAAAGGTGCCGGCGGCGGCCCCGGCCTAG